The Streptomyces armeniacus genomic interval GTGACAGGCGAGCGTGAACGACCCGTCCATCGCACGGTCCGCGCTGTCCGTGACGGAGACGCTGAGGCGGTCGGCCTTGGCGGGCGGTACGACGCCGCCACCCGGCAGGACGGCCGTCGCCGGTGCGGCGGCAGCCCCGGTGAGGGCGGCAGCGACGGCCAGGATGGTTACGGTACGGCGCAACATGGTGGCTCCCGGTGAGTGCTGGCAGGCGCGCGACCTCCGCGCTCCTTGCCGTACTAACGCTCCCCGGCGCCCGCCGTTGCGCAACTCGACCCACCCATCCGGCGCACCCGCCCCACGCCTCCGCCTAGCAGCCCCAGCCCGCGGACCGCGCGCCCGGACCCCGCCCGCCCGCGCACGTGTTCCGGGGCGGCCCTGCCACCGTTGCCCCCCCCCGGCCCGGCCGCCCCGGCCCGCGTAGCAGGCGCTCCCCCCCCGTCGTCCCCTCAGGGCTGTCCCGGGACACCCTGCTGTGTAGGTGTGCCGCGTGCTACGTCGTCGGGGCGGGTAGAGTGGTTCAAAGAGACGGGTCGGAGTCCACGCGATGGGCGGCGTCGCGGGGTGGTACCTGCAGCGGGGCTGGGTCTACGGCGGCACGTGCCCGGCCGGGGTGATCGGGGTCGTACGCCGGATCGCGGTCGAACGCCGCGGGCGGGCCGAACGGCGGGGCGGCCCGCCCGGGTTGGGCCGGACGGGGCCCGCCGCCCGGCCCGGCGGGCGGGAGGCCCGGCGGTCAGGCGAGACCGGCCTCGCGGAACGCCGCCAGGCTGGGCCGGATCGTCGCGGTCGGACCGGTCGTCGGCGCCACCGCGTCGAGCGTCTTGAGCCCGTCGCCGGTGTTCAGCACGACCGTGGTGAGGGACGGGTCCAGCACGCCGTTCTCGAGCAGCTTCTTGGCGACACCGACGGTCACGCCGCCCGCGGTCTCCGCGAAGATGCCCTCCGTACGGGCCAGCAGCTTGATCGCGTCGACGATCTGCGCGTCGTTCACGTCCTCCACCGCGCCGCCCGTACGGCGGGCGATGTCCAGGACGTACGGCCCGTCCGCCGGGTTGCCGATGGCCAGGGATTTGGCGATGGTGTCGGGCCGCACGGGCCGTACGACGTCGTGCCCGTCCTTGAACGCGCGGGACACCGGCGAGCAGCCCTCCGCCTGAGCGCCGAAGATCCGGTACGGCTTGTCCTCGACCAGGCCGAGCGCGATCAGCTCCTTCAGCCCCTTGTCGATCTTCGTCAGCTGGGAGCCGGAGGCGATCGGGATGACCAGCTGGTCCGGCAGCCGCCAGCCGAGCTGCTCGCAGATCTCGTACGCGAGGGTCTTGGAGCCCTCGCCGTAGTACGGGCGCAGGTTGACGTTGACGAAGCCCCAGCCCTCGCCGAGCGGGTCGCCGATGAGCTCGGAACAGAAGCGGTTGACGTCGTCGTAGTTGCCCTCGATGCCGACGAGTTCACCGCCGTACACCGCCGCCATCACGACCTTGCCCTGCTCCAGGTCGTGCGGGATGAACACGCACGAGCGGAACCCGGCGCGCGCGGCGGCGGCGCCCACGGCGCCCGCGAGATTGCCGGTGGACGAGCAGGAGAGCGTGGTGAACCCGAAGGCGCGCGCGGCCTCGACGGCGATCGCGACGACGCGGTCCTTGAACGAGTGGGTCGGGTTCCCGGAGTCGTCCTTGATGTGCAGCGAACCGGTGACACCCAGCTCACGGGCCAGGTTGTCGGCCTTGACCAGCTGTGTGAAACCGGGGTTGGTGCCGGGCCGGTCGACGACATCGGCCGGGACGGGCAGCAGCGGCGCGTACCGCCAGATGCTGTTGGGGCCCGCCGCGATCTGCTTGCGCAGGCCCTCGGGGTCGCCGCTCGGGAGGTCGTACGCGATCTCCAGCGGCCCGAAACAGACCTCGCACGCGAAGATCGGACCGAGCGCGAAACGCTCGCCGCATTCGCGGCAGGAAAGCGCGGCGGCGGGGCCGAGTGAAACCGTGCCGCCGGGGGCGTTGTTGCCGTTGGTGGCGTCGGTGCCGGGGGCGGTGGGCGTCTCGGGAGTTTGCACAGCCATGAAGGCGAGGCCCTTTCTCCTCATCTTCCCCGTGACGTATCTCGCCACGAGACGGACTTGGCACCTTCCCTAGCCGGGAGCCCCGCCATGTGCGCAGGCCGGCCGGAGGGTTGCCGGGGCTTCATCGGGCCGTTCCCTCTGCCCCTCTGGATGAGCGGTATGAAGTTGTTCGATCGGTTGTCAGTCGCCTGTCAGCCGTCCACAGGCATTCCGGGGTCAGGCCCAGGCATGCTGAGGCCATCGCCGTTGTTCAAGACTGTAACCGAAGGCCACCGGGCTTGAGATAGTCGTCCGAACCGCGAGATGGATCACAAGAGACCGCAAGGGATCGCAAGGGAGCGCACGTGCTGGACGAGGTCGGCTACTGGCTCGAACGGCGCTCCTGGTCAGCGACCGATCGCCCGCTCACCACGCTGCTCGACGCGAAGCGCGCCGGCGGCGAGGGCAGCAGCGTGAGCGTGGTGCTGCCCGCGCTGAACGAGGAGCGGACCGTCGGCGAGATCGTCTCCGTCATCCGCCGCGAGCTGATGACCGAGGCCGTCCCGCTGGTCGACGAGCTGGTGGTGCTGGACTCGGGCTCCACCGACCGTACGGCGGCGGTCGCGGGCGACGCGGGCGCGAAGGTCGTACACCGCGACGAGGTGCTGCCGCGGCTGCCCGCACTGCCCGGCAAGGGCGAGGTGCTGTGGCGGTCGCTGCTGGCGACGAACGGCGAGATCGTGTGTTTCGTGGACGCCGACCTGCGGGACTTCTCCGCCCGCTTCGTCTCGGGGGTCGTCGGGCCGCTGCTGACGGAGCCGGACGTACGGCTGGTCAAGGCGATGTACGACCGGCCGCTCGGGCCGGTGCCGTACGAGCCTGCGGCTCTGGGAGGCGGCGGGGCCGCCGCCGACCCGGGGAACGGTGCGCTGGCGGGCGGCGGGCCCGGCGGCGGACGGGTCACCGAACTGGTCGCACGGCCGCTGCTGAACCTGCACTGGCCGCTGCTGGCGGGCTTCGTACAGCCGCTCGGCGGCGAGTACGCGGCCCGGCGCGAGCTGCTGGAACGGCTGCCCTTCCCGGTCGGCTACGGCGTGGAGCTCGGCCTGCTGATCGACGCGCTGCACGCCGCCGGGCTCGACGCGCTCGCCCAGGTCGACGTGGGCGTACGGCGCCACCGCCACCAGGACGGGCAGGCCCTGGGCCGGATGGCGGCGGCGATCTACCGCACGGCGCAGTTGCGGCTCGCGCGCGGGCCGGGGCCGCAGGCCGGGCACGGCGTGCAGCGTGGGCAGGCGGCGCGCGGGCCGCTCGTACGCCCGCGCCTGACGCAGTTCGAACGCGCCCCTTCCGGGCGCTTCGTGGCCCGTACGCACGCCGTGGACACCGAGGAGCGGCCGCCGATGCGGGACGTCCCCGAGTACGCGGCGCGCCGCCGCGCCGCGTAGCCGTGGCCGCGGCCACTTCCCAGCCCGTCCGGCGCTTGAGGACGGACCCCGGCCACGATCCGCGTCTGCCCGGCCAAGCAACCAGGCCAACCACCGGCCGTGACCGCCCCCGGCCGTCCTCAAACGCCGGACGGACTTGAGGTCGTGGCCGGTCCGGGCGGCGTCAGTTGCCGGACGGGCTGGAGTTCGTGGCGGGCGTGGTCGCGATGGCTTCGATTTCGACCAGCTGGTCCTCGTAGCCCAGCACCGCGACGCCCAGCAGCGTGCTCGGCGGATCGTGGTCGCCGAAGCCGTCGCGGACCACCTCCCACGCCTCGACCAGGTCCGCCTGCCGCTGCGACGCCACGTACACCGTCGTCTTCGCGACATCCGTCAGCGCCGCCCCGGCGCCGTCGAGTGCCGTGACGAGGTTGGCCATCGCCTGGCGGGCCTGGCCCGGGTAGTCGCCGACGGCGACCGTCGCGCCGTCCGCGTCGAGCGGGCACGCCCCGGCCGTGAAGACCGTGCGGGTGGGTGCGGTGACCGCCGAGGCGTACGCGTACTCGGCGATGTCCGACAGCCGCTCGTTCCGGATCAGTTCCACGCTGCTCATACGGTTCCTCTCAACCTGCCTGCCGCCCGCGTACGGGCCTCTGACCGGCACAGCGCAGCACGCGCGCGCGGGAGGCGCCATTCCTTTTCGCGGCCGTACGACTACGCTGCGGACCATGGTCACTGAGCGCTCCGCACAGGTGGTTGTGGCGTCGAACCGGGGCCCCGTGGCCCACGCGTTCACCGACGACGGCGGGCTCACCGCGCGGCGCGGCGGGGGCGGGCTGGTGTCCGGGCTCAGCGCCATCGGGCCCGACGCGGACGCCGTGTGGGTGTGCGCCGCGCTCGGCGACGCCGACCGCGAGGCGGCGCGGCGCGCCGGGCGGCGGCTGGACGCGGGCGACGCCGGCGGACAGGCGGTCCGCATGCTGGACATCCCGTCCGAGACGTTCGCCGCCGCCTACAACGGGGTCGCGAACTCCGTCCTGTGGTTCGTCCACCACCTGCTGTACCAGACGCCCCTCGAGCCGTCCTTCGACGCGGAGTTCACCCGGCAGTGGGCCGCGTACGAGACGTACAACGCCGCCTTCGCCGACGCCCTCGCCGAGGAGGCCGCCGACGGCGCCGCCGTGCTCGTACAGGACTACCACCTCGCCCTGACCCCCGCGCTGCTCCGGGAACGCCGCCCCGACCTGCGTATCGGCCACTTCTCGCACACCCCGTGGGCGCCGCCGGACTACTTCCGGCTGCTCCCCGACGCGACCGCCGCCGCCGTCCTGCGCGGCATCCTCGGCGCCGACCGGGCGGCGTTCCTTACGCGGCGCTGGGCGGACGCGTTCACGGCGTGCTGCGCGGAGGTGCTGGGCGCGGAGGTCACGTACGGCGAGGCGGATCGCGGCGAGGCCGGTGGCGGCGGGCAGGGCGGCGACGGGCGGGGCGGCGACGGCGAGCCGCGGGTCACGTACGAGGGCCGTACGACGCGGATCGGCGTCCACGGCCTCGGCGCCGACGGCGAGTTCCTGCGGGAACGGTCCCGCCGTACGGACGTCACCGAACGGATCGGGCGGCTCCGCGAGCAGATCGGCGGCACGGACCGGCACACGGTCGTACGGGTGGACCGCACCGAACTGTCCAAGAACATCGTCCGCGGCCTGCACGCCTACCGCGAACTGCTCACCGAACGGCCCGAGTGGCGCGAACGCGTCGTCCACCTCGCCCTCGCCTACCCCTCCCGGCAGGACCTCGCCGTCTACCGCGACTACACCGCCGAGGTCGCCCGCGTCGCCGAGAAGATCAACGCCGACTTCGGCACGCCCGGCTGGACCCCCGTCGTCCTGCACGTGAAGGACGACTTCGCGCGGTCCCTCGCCGCGTACCGCCTCGCGGACGTCGCCCTCGTCAACCCCATCCGGGACGGCATGAACCTCGTCGCGAAAGAGATCCCCGTCGTCTCGGACGCGGGCTGCGCCCTCGTCCTGTCGCGCGAGGCGGGCGCGTACGAGGAACTCGCCGACGACGCCGTCACGGTCAACCCGTACGACGTCACCGCGACCGCGCACGCCCTGCACGAGGCGCTGACGATGGGGGCGGAGGAGCGTACGGCGCGCACCGCGCGGCTCGCGGCGGCGGCGACGGCGCTGCCGCCCGCGGAGTGGTTCCTGGCGCAGCTGGAGGCGCTGCGGGGGGTGTGACGGCGCCTGCCCGTCGAGGGCCGGTCTGTCGGGCGCCTGCCTGTCGGGGGGGCGGAGCCGCTCGCGGTCAGCCCGCGGTCAGCCCGCGGCCCGCGTCGTGGCCCGCGTTGTGGCCCCCGCGTCGTGGTCCGCGTCGCAGTCCGCGTCGCGGTCCGCGGCCAGCGTCGCGACGACCGCCGCGTGGTCCGACGGCCACACCCCGCCGACCGGTGCGTCGCCCGCCCGCCGCACCGCCCGTACGGCGCCGCGCCCGTCGGACGCCGCCTGGCCGACCAGCACGTAGTCGATACGGACGCTGGGCGAATGCGTCGCCGCCACATACGGGTTGGCCGCGTCCCAGGTGGCGGACGGCGCGCCCGTTCCGGCGTACTCCCAGGCGTCCAGCAGCACTTGCCCGGGCACGGCGGGCGCGGTACGGAGGCCGCTGAGCAGGCGCATCTCGTCCGAGTCGGGGAAGGCGTTGAAGTCGCCGGTCAGGACGGGCGGAAAGGGCTCGCCGACGGCGGCCCCGCGCACGGCCGTGGGCGCGTCCCTGTGCTCCGCGATGAACTCGGCCACCGCCCGCACCTGTTGGCGCCGTACGGCCGACTCGTGCGGCGGCGAGTTCAGGTGCACCGTGAAGAACGGCAGCGGGCCGCCGGGCGCGTCCAGCAGCGCGTACAGCGCCGTACGGCCGTCGTCCTGCCCGCCGGCCGTCGTCGGCAGCCGCAGCACGGCACGGTCCAGTACGGGCCACCGGCTGAGCACGGCGTTGCCGATGCCGTACGCCGGGGTGCCGGTGTGGTGCGCCGTGCCGTCCTGGGTGTCCGGGTCGCCGAGGCGTGCGTTCCAGCGCTCGGGGCGGTCGAACGGCGACCACGTCCAGTGCATGCCGAGGTCGTCGGCGAGCAGGCCCGCGAGGTTGTCCGTACCGTCCGCCCACACCTCCTGCAGGCCCACCACGTCGGGACGTTCCTCGCGCAGCACCGTACGGATCGCCTCGCGCCGCTCCCGCCAGGGCCCGAACCGCCACCACAGGTTCCACGTCAGTACGCGCAGCTCGCCGGCCGGGTGGTCCGGCCCTGTACGTACGGCGGTCACGCGCCTGCCTCGGGCCCGGCGGCCCCGGTCGCGGTCGCGGCCCCGGTCCCGGTCCCGGCTGCCAGGGCGCCGGCGAGGCCGTCGAGCAGCTCCACGACGCCGGACGGGCCGTCCACCACCAGGTCGGCGCGTTCGGCGAGTTCGGTCACCTCGTCGCTGCCGCTGCACACCAGAACGCCGTGCCCGCCCTCGGCGCGCAGCGAGTCGACGTAGGCGTAGGCGGCGAGGTCGCCAAGGTCGTCGCCCGCGTACAGCACCGTGCTCGCGCCCGTCTCCCGTACGAACTCCCGCAGCGCCACGCCCTTGTCCATGCCCGGCGGACGCAGCTCCAGCACCAGCCGCCCCGGCTCCACGACCAGACCGTGGCGCGCGGCGAGCGCCTCCAGCGGCTCGCGCAGCCCCTCGAAAGCGGCGGCCGGGTCGGCCGCGCGGCGCGTGTGCACGGCCAGCGCGCGGCCCTTGTCCTCGACGTGCACGCCGGTATCGCCGGCGGGAAGGACGTCCTCGATGAGGCCGGGCAGTACGTCCCGTACGGCCTCCACACCCGGATGCGGGTCGGGCAGCCGTACCTCCCCGGAGGCCGCGTCCCAGCGCTCCGCGCCGTACGCGCCGAGCACGACGAGGTGGGGCACGTCGGGGTTCGGCCGGGCGGGATCGTCCGCCAGACCGGCGTAGCGGACGGCGAGTTCGGCGGGCCGCCCGGTGACCACGACCACGGCGGCGAGCCGCGGCGCGAGCCGCGCGAGCGCGGGCGCGGCGCCGGGGTGGGCGCGGGCCTGCGCGGGATCGGGGACGATCGGGGCCAGCGTCCCGTCGAAGTCGACCGCGACGACGGCACGGGCGGGCCGCGCGAGCAGCGCGCCGAGTCCGTCCCGCCCGGCGGAGGTGCCGGGGGTGGGGCCCGGGCGCGCCGGTGGGCCCCCGGACCGTACGGCCGCCGTGCTGGGGCCCTGGGTCCGGGACGTACAGCTGAAGGACGTCGCCACAGCCGCCGACCTGCGCCCGGTCCTGCCCGGCCAGCGGCAGGGTGCCGTGGCCGCCGTGGTCGAGCAGGTGCGACGGGTCGGCTACGGCGGCTGGTTCAGCCTCGAGTGGGAGCGCGCCTGGTACCCCGAGACCGGCGGCCTCGGGGTACCAGGCGCGCTCCCACTCGAGGCTGAACCAGCCGCCGTAGCCGAGCCGTCGCACCTGCTCGACGACGGCGGCCAGCGGCAGGGTGCCGTGGCCGGGCAGGACCGGGCGCAGGTCGGCGGCTGTGGCGACGTCCTTCAGCTGTACGTGCCGGACCCAGGGCCCGAGCACGGCGGCCGTACGGTCCGGGGGCTCACCGGCGCGCCAGGGGTTGACCGCGTCCCAGACCGCGCCGACGGCGGCGGAGCCGACGGCTTCGAGGACGGCGGCGACCTGAGCGCCCGTGAGGAACTCGTCGTGGGTCTCCAGCAGGACGTCCACGCCGAGCCGCGCCGCCAGCGGTGCGGCGCCGGACAGCAGACGGGCCGCACGGTCGCGCCCCTCCCCCGGCCGCACTTCGCCGCCACCGCCACCGTCGCCACCGCCGCCGAAGACCCGTACGGCGGGGGCGCCGAGCCTGGCGGCCAGGCGCAGATGCCCGGCCAGGTCTTCCGCCACGTCCGCGCGGTCGGCGGCGACCTGCACGTACGACGCCAGGCACACGACGTCCAGGCCCGCCGCGGCCAGCCGGGCGGCGACCGCGCCGGCCTCCGCGTCCGGCATGCCGGGGTACGCCAACTGGCCGGGCGCGCAGCGCAGTTCGACGCCGCCGCAGGGGCCCGTACGGGCCAGGCGCACCACCTCGCCGAGTTCCGCGCCGGGGCAGCCGAGGGTGCTGAACGCGCGCCGGTTCACGCCGGCACTCCGTCCGTGTGCAGCGCGACCCGGCCGCCCTCGGCCGCCGACCGGTACACGGCGAGCGCGGCGGCCACCACCGACCGGCCGTAGGCGGCGTCCACGTAGCGGGCGCCGGGTTCACCGCGTACGGCGGCGACGAAGCCGTCCAACTGGGCGCGCAGCGCGTGCCGCTGGCGGCCGGGGTCGGCGGCGAGCAGCTGGGCGGACGTGCCGCCGCGCAGCAGGAACAGGCCCTCGGTGGCGGAGACCCGCAGCGTGGCCCGGTCCATCACCACCTCGGTCTCGTCGAAGTACGGGGCGCCGCGGCTGGTGAGGGCGACGCTCGCGCTGGTGCCGTCGGCCAGCTCCACCAGGGCGAGGGCGTCGGTCTCCACCTCGACGCCGTCCCGGCCGCGTACGATGCCGCTGACCCGCCGTACCGGGGAGCCGGTGAACCACTGGATGCGGTCCAGGCCGTGGGTGCCGACGTTGAGGACGATGCCGCCGCCGGCCAGCTCGCGGTCGAAGAACCACGGCGGCCGCGACCCGGGCTCGTAGTGCGCCGAACGCCGGTGGGTGACCAGTACGGGACGGCCGAACTCCCCCGAGGCGACGATCCGTTGCGCCTCCTGGTCCAGCGGGTCGAAGTGGACGACGTGGGCGACGGCGAGCAGGGTGCCGGCCCGGTCGCAGGCGTCCACCATCCGGGTGCAG includes:
- a CDS encoding endonuclease/exonuclease/phosphatase family protein; this encodes MRVLTWNLWWRFGPWRERREAIRTVLREERPDVVGLQEVWADGTDNLAGLLADDLGMHWTWSPFDRPERWNARLGDPDTQDGTAHHTGTPAYGIGNAVLSRWPVLDRAVLRLPTTAGGQDDGRTALYALLDAPGGPLPFFTVHLNSPPHESAVRRQQVRAVAEFIAEHRDAPTAVRGAAVGEPFPPVLTGDFNAFPDSDEMRLLSGLRTAPAVPGQVLLDAWEYAGTGAPSATWDAANPYVAATHSPSVRIDYVLVGQAASDGRGAVRAVRRAGDAPVGGVWPSDHAAVVATLAADRDADCDADHDAGATTRATTRAAG
- a CDS encoding RidA family protein — translated: MSSVELIRNERLSDIAEYAYASAVTAPTRTVFTAGACPLDADGATVAVGDYPGQARQAMANLVTALDGAGAALTDVAKTTVYVASQRQADLVEAWEVVRDGFGDHDPPSTLLGVAVLGYEDQLVEIEAIATTPATNSSPSGN
- a CDS encoding Gfo/Idh/MocA family protein, with translation MSSDPVTGRFRIGVIGAGSVGAAHVRAAADARGYEIAAICDTRPSAARDLAPAGVPVFTDHRDMFAAGELHAVIVAAPHALHTPMVADAAAAGLHVLVEKPMATTVEDCTRMVDACDRAGTLLAVAHVVHFDPLDQEAQRIVASGEFGRPVLVTHRRSAHYEPGSRPPWFFDRELAGGGIVLNVGTHGLDRIQWFTGSPVRRVSGIVRGRDGVEVETDALALVELADGTSASVALTSRGAPYFDETEVVMDRATLRVSATEGLFLLRGGTSAQLLAADPGRQRHALRAQLDGFVAAVRGEPGARYVDAAYGRSVVAAALAVYRSAAEGGRVALHTDGVPA
- the thrC gene encoding threonine synthase; protein product: MAVQTPETPTAPGTDATNGNNAPGGTVSLGPAAALSCRECGERFALGPIFACEVCFGPLEIAYDLPSGDPEGLRKQIAAGPNSIWRYAPLLPVPADVVDRPGTNPGFTQLVKADNLARELGVTGSLHIKDDSGNPTHSFKDRVVAIAVEAARAFGFTTLSCSSTGNLAGAVGAAAARAGFRSCVFIPHDLEQGKVVMAAVYGGELVGIEGNYDDVNRFCSELIGDPLGEGWGFVNVNLRPYYGEGSKTLAYEICEQLGWRLPDQLVIPIASGSQLTKIDKGLKELIALGLVEDKPYRIFGAQAEGCSPVSRAFKDGHDVVRPVRPDTIAKSLAIGNPADGPYVLDIARRTGGAVEDVNDAQIVDAIKLLARTEGIFAETAGGVTVGVAKKLLENGVLDPSLTTVVLNTGDGLKTLDAVAPTTGPTATIRPSLAAFREAGLA
- a CDS encoding alpha,alpha-trehalose-phosphate synthase (UDP-forming); this translates as MVTERSAQVVVASNRGPVAHAFTDDGGLTARRGGGGLVSGLSAIGPDADAVWVCAALGDADREAARRAGRRLDAGDAGGQAVRMLDIPSETFAAAYNGVANSVLWFVHHLLYQTPLEPSFDAEFTRQWAAYETYNAAFADALAEEAADGAAVLVQDYHLALTPALLRERRPDLRIGHFSHTPWAPPDYFRLLPDATAAAVLRGILGADRAAFLTRRWADAFTACCAEVLGAEVTYGEADRGEAGGGGQGGDGRGGDGEPRVTYEGRTTRIGVHGLGADGEFLRERSRRTDVTERIGRLREQIGGTDRHTVVRVDRTELSKNIVRGLHAYRELLTERPEWRERVVHLALAYPSRQDLAVYRDYTAEVARVAEKINADFGTPGWTPVVLHVKDDFARSLAAYRLADVALVNPIRDGMNLVAKEIPVVSDAGCALVLSREAGAYEELADDAVTVNPYDVTATAHALHEALTMGAEERTARTARLAAAATALPPAEWFLAQLEALRGV
- the otsB gene encoding trehalose-phosphatase, with translation MLARPARAVVAVDFDGTLAPIVPDPAQARAHPGAAPALARLAPRLAAVVVVTGRPAELAVRYAGLADDPARPNPDVPHLVVLGAYGAERWDAASGEVRLPDPHPGVEAVRDVLPGLIEDVLPAGDTGVHVEDKGRALAVHTRRAADPAAAFEGLREPLEALAARHGLVVEPGRLVLELRPPGMDKGVALREFVRETGASTVLYAGDDLGDLAAYAYVDSLRAEGGHGVLVCSGSDEVTELAERADLVVDGPSGVVELLDGLAGALAAGTGTGAATATGAAGPEAGA
- a CDS encoding glucosyl-3-phosphoglycerate synthase translates to MLDEVGYWLERRSWSATDRPLTTLLDAKRAGGEGSSVSVVLPALNEERTVGEIVSVIRRELMTEAVPLVDELVVLDSGSTDRTAAVAGDAGAKVVHRDEVLPRLPALPGKGEVLWRSLLATNGEIVCFVDADLRDFSARFVSGVVGPLLTEPDVRLVKAMYDRPLGPVPYEPAALGGGGAAADPGNGALAGGGPGGGRVTELVARPLLNLHWPLLAGFVQPLGGEYAARRELLERLPFPVGYGVELGLLIDALHAAGLDALAQVDVGVRRHRHQDGQALGRMAAAIYRTAQLRLARGPGPQAGHGVQRGQAARGPLVRPRLTQFERAPSGRFVARTHAVDTEERPPMRDVPEYAARRRAA